DNA sequence from the Agelaius phoeniceus isolate bAgePho1 chromosome 20, bAgePho1.hap1, whole genome shotgun sequence genome:
AGGAATCATCACTAAAGGGATTACTTTAGATGCATAAGCACTCCAGGAACCGCTGCAAACACCGTGCTCTGGGGCTAGCATAAGCACCATAAAGGGATGTAGTAGAAAAActaaaggtttatttttttaataaaatacatcCTTACAAAATAACCATTTTTCTCCCAGGTAGAGGGCTGGGCATGGTTCCTGCCAgctctccttcctttcccttctcaaTTTGGAACAGTCCAACAGTGCTTCTGGGGcagaagaggcagctgtgctCTCCCCAGGGTCTTCAGGAGCAAGTGACCTtgcacagcagcctggcacacaAGGCAGGTGCAGTGTGAGCCCTTCTGAAGGGCCTGCAAAGGCAGCAgacccagggccctgcagaggaCTGGCAGAGGGCCCCAAGACCCCTTAGTTTGACCCATCCACAGCATCATGGCATGTCCCACCACAGGCTGTGTGCTGGgccagccagcccctgcctggctgcagggcaccACTTCCCGAGAGCTGGTGCTGGACGCTGCTTCTGCTGGTCTTGGGGCTGGCCCAGGGAGGCAATGGGATGGCAACCAAGTTTtaagagaagaggaggaggaggaagaggggtgCAGGTTTGTCAGTCAGTGTGGATTCTGCTGAGAGAGAGGTGCACAGTGATTTCTGGTGTCTTGCCCCCAGTGCCCTCCTTCAAGAGATTCTGCCATTGAAGATGCAATGTCACTCCCACATCCTGCATCCACTGCTTCCCCAAGCGATTGCTTATGCTGGGAAGTGCTGACCCCCCGTTAGGCACTACAGCCCACAGCTCAGGTCTCCTCCAAGCCTCCCTGGaatcctgctgccttcctgaAACCCTCCTGCCTTCTCATACACACCTTGGAATAGCCCCAAGCCCTATAGCCCTCATCCCTGACAGATGTATGCTGGCAGGGTTGGGGAAACACCACTCACCTCTCACTGTGTGTTGTCtggctccttttccttcttatgCGACTTTGACTGGGAttaaaggagagaaaacaaggaTTCTTTTACAGACCTGATCCTCTCTAATGCCAGGGAAATTGTGACTGGGCAGCAACTCCTAACCCCCAGTGTATACGCATATTTTCAGATGAATTTGAGGGGAACTGGTTTTGTGTCCTTTCAAAGGCCATGAAACATTCCATGGTCATGGAGATGTTCTCAGAGAGCAGAAAAAGAGACATTTTCTAGCTTGCTAAAGCACAGATCTGCCCCTTCTTCCCTTAAAGCAATGCAGGTGTCACTAGATATTGGAATATCTGGGGTTAAAGGCAGAGAATAAAGTTATTAACAATGAGTCACACACAACATCTCAGTAATCTGGGAGAGAAGATTCATGGATCCCAGTCTCCAACAGTCCCAAGGGCTCAGGAAGGCGCCTGGTTGCCCCTCAGCGTGGATGTTTGTGTTACAGCATCATTACTCATGCACACATCCACACACACCCCTGCAAGAGCCTCTGCAGGGCAGCGCTCCCTGTTACTTACAGGCTCCGGTTCTGCATATTTGAATTTCTTCTGCTTGTAATAGTCCCGTCCATGGAGAaaatgcagcaggagcaggtcACAGAGGACAGAGGCCTTAAATCAAAGTGCAGTTAGGTTTGGAGTTGCCCTCCAAGATTACCTGGACCACTGTGTACTTCCAGTTTTTCCCAGTTTGCCCCACAATTTAGGGTCACTTCTGCTTCATCCCACAACATGGCAGTTGCTGAAGTCTCCAAATGTCCATTTAGGACAGAAGTGAAGTGTGCTGTGTTCAGTTTAAGTGATTTAAGCcaacagaaatgaaatgtttccCCTTTAGGTAAGTGCAGAGCACAACAGCCTTTGAGCCGTGCCCAAGTCTTTAACAACCATAACCAAATCACACACTGGGTTTCTGCCCTGAATGAAATGCTGCCAATCACATGCAGACCCTCTCTCAATGCCAGCTCTAACTTGAAACTACCAGGATGCCAAGACCTGGCAAGAGAGCCAGCCTTCCCTTCATCAGCAGGGCAGAATTCACATcagccagggaccagcaggAATCTATTTTCCTGAGCTGGCAAGGCAGGAGAGCacctcctttcccccttttgCTCATCCCCTGattccctgagcagcagccagtATTTCACTGCAGCTCAAGGACACTTCCCACGGATGTCACAGGCAAGAAGAATAATTTGAGACTCTCCATATAGAGGCTGGAAATATCTGAACTTACCACTCCAAAAATACCAATTCCAGAGCCAATTGTGGTCATGGTTGGGATGATGTCAAATTTGCCTGCCTGGATAAAGTCAGAGAAAATAGGTGATAAGTTACAGTCAacccagggggaaaaaaagggtgCTCTGGCTTGTAGGTGGGGCTCAGCAAAAGTGCCTTGCAGCAACCCAAACCACAaccacagcacacagagaaacAGGAGCTAGGAAAGAGCTGgtcaaacagaaaaaatattgtaGGTTGGTTTTAAGCTGAAATAAATTGAACTTACTTTTCTtcctgtatttttaatataaaaaacccaaccaaaaccaagCAACCAAACAAAAGTACACAATTTGAATATTCTCCATGGGAACACAATAAGGAAAGCCTTCTCTCCCAGtgggaagaaaaagacaaaatagaaaaatgcaaatgttCAGCTTTTGGAAATATCAGTAAAAGGTTTTGAGTTTCCACAGGTCCTCCCCACTCTCATCACAAAGTTTTTTAGACAAAACCACTGATCAAGCCACAGCTGAAAGATGAGACCTATAAAATatgttttcctcctctcttcccttccccagTATTTCCCAAGGGTTCCTGTGAGCAGGCCAGCACCCAAGGAAGGCATTCACACTAGTTTTCCTGATCCCACAGGGCCCTGGTGCTGTGTTACAGAGCTGGTCCCTTCCAAGGACATggcactgctgtcccagggAGCCAGAGGATCCACCCTTACCTTGCCATTCACCAGAATGTCGAGCCGGATCCCAAACACCTTGTAGAGTGTCCTCTTTTCCATCCCATCTTCTTTGTAGTATTTGGCATATCTGCGCAGTTGGATGGTGAGTGTTAATGGTCTGCCAGGGGATCtaacagcccctgcagccctaCAGCACTGGGATCTTGGACAAAGATCTGGGAATGTGCTATCACAGGCCTGATCCTGCCCTTCTCCTTAAACCCCctgaaggagctgggctgtTGGCACCTctcctctctgtgcctcagttttcCTGCCTGCAGGATGGAATTCCAGTTCCTGCTGTTTGAGCCGATGTCCCCAAGTTTTACGTGCAGCAGATAGTGAAGCACTGGTGACagtcacacagagcagagggTACAGACTATGAGAACACATGAGATGATCCTACACCATCTCCAGTCTTTCAAGGGGCTTCCCAAAATCTCAGCCAAGCAGGAGAGCCTGCAAGGGGGAGGAGATAGAAAGGACATGGGGCAATTTTCAGGCCAAAGTATTATCACTTTTCTCATGCTGTTTAAAAGAGCACTGGTACTGCTGCCTGGCCCTGCAAAGGTAGTGAGTATTTTGAAGGACAGTCTCTGAGTTTCCACCATCCCTTGAGTGGGAACCTGGAAGCTGTCACCTCTGAATTACGCTTGGAGAATCAGCAGGTATTTCCTTACCTGAAGTTGAACCCTGGTGAAACGTTGCTGTCATCATTGTACAGGCCATGGAACTGGTAAATGGGTTTGCAGTAGCGCAGGGGCCAGTCGAGGTCACAGTTCCAGTCTATGGTGATGCCCACCACTCCCCCCTGCAGCCAAGAGGGAGTCACAAGGTTGCCCCTCCTTGGGCCTAGCTCACACAGAGAAATGCTTTCCCTCCTCATAGGTGCCCTGTCTCGATGGCATGAGGTGTCCTGGCTCCCCAGATGCACGGACCCCACTGCTGCCTCAGCCttcctgagcagccctggctttGTGGCCTGTACATAACCCCTTGCAGAGGCTCTTGTTTCTGTCCTGAGTGCTGGATACACAAATAAATTCATGCTTTCTTGTTCCTGATCAGAATCCTGTGCCCAAGGCACAGTCCTGAGAAACAGTGCTCACCACAGATCCCTTCTGGGCCTTATGGGACAGCCTTCCCTTGCCTGATTATGCCCAAGAGATTGCTCAGGAATTGCAGGaatccctcctccctcctgaGCTAACTCCATGCTGTAAATACCTGTGCCCCAGGGGCTTGTATTTTTGCACCTTTAATATAAAGAATattagaatggtttgggttggaagagaccatAAAGACCATTTTGTTCCAaaccctgctatgggcagggacatctttggttagaccagttttctccaagtcctgtccaagctggccaggaatggggcagcctTCCATAGCTTCTCTGGGCTATCTGATCCAATCCATGCAATAAATGTTCATATATGCAAGCCTCTGATTTTATTCAATGCCTGGCAATGTTATCACAAGGTTTTGCAGCAGAGATAGCAGATACTCCCACACACCAGCCTGAGGAGTGTTAGGCAAAGCTGCATTTTGGAGCCAGGGGAAAGGCTGCAGTTAGCACTGTGCAATGACCAATATTTGACCATCCAGCTGGGATTTCCAAGCTCAGTCAGATGGGATTTGGCCACACAGATCTAGTTATTCACTGCTCAAATTAAAACAAGCTGAACCCTGGGATTTACTGCCAGTGGGTCAAATCTTCTCAAGAGTTTccaagaaaaatgtaaatattagGCCACGTCCAAGGAGATTCATGATCTTTGAGATAATTCTGACACTTGTTTTCTCAAGAATTCTTGAGAAGACTGAAAATCATCTCAACAGCTGGGGATGATTGCACTGTTGAGTGTCCATTTCCCATCAACAGCAGGGAACATAATTTGAAATTGAAGTACCTTAACAGCCAGGAAGGTAAAATTCTGACCCGATTCCTTCACTATGTATCCCAGTTCAAACACAGGACACAAGGAATCAGTGACTTTGTGATAGGTGCATTTCTTCAGGTACTGCTTGGTAACGCTCTCAACCAAGTTGCGCCTGTGAACaaaaagagagtgagaaaaatTCTCAGTAACACAAttatttgggggggaaaaactTCTGTAAGTCCCTTGCCCAGTCTGTGTCCCTCTCCCATTCACATGCCACTTGTCCATGGGCTCTGCTAGGCAGTGTCCTGAGCTCCAGCAATTCTTATCTGGGACACCTCATGGATAGTGAGCGTATCCCACACCTTTTACATTTAGCTGGAGTTTGCTATCATCTGCAGCAAGGGTTAAAAGGAAAGGGCaacttcttgtcttccatctcaCTCTGCTCTTTTGCCCAAAAACATCCTGTCTGTCCACCTATGGTTTTGTGTAAGCCTTGTGCCTTGCTCAAACTGATCCCATCTCTGATGCTCAGCAGTAAATTGCCAGCAGTGATCAAAGGCAGGAAGTCTcaccaccctgccaggacctgctcCCTCTCTGTGTCCTCTTCAGCCTGTCCTCACCTGGGCCACCTCTCCTTGCAGCTGGGGGGGATCCTCTCTCCCAGCCACCTCCTGGGAGGTGTGAGGTCAGCCCAGGACTTTGCCAAGCCTGCTGGCTGCCAGGACATTTAAccttggctgcagcacagggacaagAGCAGCTTAGAGAGAAGAATCCGCTGTCTACAGCACAAATAGCTTCTGTTAATTTGTTCCAGATCAGATATATGGTCAGTGCCATCACAAATCCTCTTAGGAGGGTGCCTTcagccagcagcatttcccccagagctgccaggaagGGGCCAAGCCCACCCTTTGCTGAAACAGGTGGGATCTGTGATGTTTAGGGGGACTCTGGGACACCAAGCTTATCCTGGCCATGAGGTAATTTAATTTTgtcttcagagaagaaaaatgaaaaatcagagTAACTGATTTGCAGCTTGTGAGGGTAACCCAAGAGAGGTTAATTCCAGAAATCTTTCCAGTAACTACAGCTACCAGCTGAGGTGGGACACACTTGGGAGGGAAATGTGTCAGTTCCTATGAGCTAATATGGGGTTCAGTGCAGCAGTTAGAGTAGTCCTGGGATCACTGAGAAGGTGGGATAGGCAATCCTCTATACCAAGCATCCAGTTACACCCATCCAGCTGAACCCATGGTTTCCTCTGAGGGACACAGCTAGAGGAACTGACCAGGAGCCATCCCCCCAACCTCTTCTTACCTGGACACCTTAAACTTGGGGAA
Encoded proteins:
- the P2RX1 gene encoding P2X purinoceptor 1, yielding MGQKCMDRLSSFLFEYDTPRMVLVRNKKVGLTFRLIQLIVLAYIIGWVFLYEKGYQSQDSIVSSVSVKLKGLTLTNESVLGPHIWDVVDYVFPPQGDNSFVVMTNFIVTPGQKQGTCPELPDAGLCTQDSDCSKGRYSRQGQGLMTGKCVHFNSTVKTCEIFGWCPVEVDYHVPSPALLSEAEKFTLFIKNSITFPKFKVSRRNLVESVTKQYLKKCTYHKVTDSLCPVFELGYIVKESGQNFTFLAVKGGVVGITIDWNCDLDWPLRYCKPIYQFHGLYNDDSNVSPGFNFRYAKYYKEDGMEKRTLYKVFGIRLDILVNGKAGKFDIIPTMTTIGSGIGIFGVASVLCDLLLLHFLHGRDYYKQKKFKYAEPEPSKSHKKEKEPDNTQ